From Sporolactobacillus pectinivorans:
AACCTTGTTCCCCCGGTACCCATCGAGCACTGCCAGATTAGTAATGTGCGCTTCATCAACAATCACCCACACACCGCAATAGGCAATAATTTTCTGGCCATATTCTGCAACAAAATAGGCAGCAAAGTGATTATTAACCAGTTCATTTTCAAATGCGTTTCTTGACCACGGGACGTCAAACGCGCTGTGCTCGACAATCATCACCTGATCTATGTCACTGATCGTCATCGGCCTGATGTTCACTGTTTCCAGCTGTGCCATAATTATCGCTCCTGTTTGGCCTGCCATTTGGCCTCAGCTTCGGCAAGTCGGAGATAGGTTGGCAAAAAATGATGAATATCCGCTGCCGG
This genomic window contains:
- the rimI gene encoding ribosomal protein S18-alanine N-acetyltransferase, coding for MAQLETVNIRPMTISDIDQVMIVEHSAFDVPWSRNAFENELVNNHFAAYFVAEYGQKIIAYCGVWVIVDEAHITNLAVLDGYRGNKVGETLLRKVMLYARAKGARTVSLEVRVGNDIAKNLYRKLGFRSGGIRKNYYSNNGEDALVMWVRL